The following proteins come from a genomic window of Micromonospora zamorensis:
- a CDS encoding RibD family protein, which produces MSCQPEPSRPYVLLSCAASIDGYIDDASEQRLLLSNDDDLDRVDAVRASCDAILVGAGTVRRDDPRLLVRSPSRRAERAASGRPESPTKVTLTAQGDLDPTARFFTAGDSTRLVYCATDAVEKTRERLGRLATVIDAGEPVDPGWLLTDLAARGVQRLMVEGGGTVHAQFLAAGLADELHLVVAPFFVGDGRAPRFVGEGRFPWHPGRRARLAEARQIGDVVLLRYALSARCAADS; this is translated from the coding sequence ATGAGCTGCCAGCCTGAGCCCTCGCGACCGTACGTGCTGCTCAGCTGCGCGGCCTCGATCGACGGCTACATCGACGACGCCTCCGAGCAACGCCTGCTGCTGTCAAACGACGACGACCTGGACCGGGTCGACGCGGTCCGGGCCAGTTGCGACGCGATCCTGGTCGGTGCCGGCACCGTCCGCCGCGACGACCCGCGGCTGCTGGTGCGCTCGCCGAGTCGGCGGGCGGAGCGGGCCGCGTCCGGCCGACCCGAATCACCCACCAAGGTCACGCTGACCGCCCAGGGTGATCTCGACCCGACCGCCCGCTTCTTCACCGCCGGTGATTCGACCCGGCTCGTCTACTGCGCCACCGACGCGGTCGAGAAGACCCGGGAGCGCCTCGGTCGCCTGGCCACCGTCATCGACGCGGGCGAGCCGGTCGACCCTGGATGGCTGTTGACCGACCTGGCCGCGCGGGGTGTGCAGCGGCTGATGGTGGAGGGCGGCGGGACGGTGCACGCCCAGTTCCTCGCCGCCGGTCTCGCCGACGAGCTGCACCTGGTGGTCGCCCCGTTCTTCGTCGGCGACGGGCGGGCGCCCCGGTTCGTCGGCGAGGGTCGTTTCCCCTGGCACCCGGGCCGCCGCGCCCGGCTGGCCGAGGCCCGCCAGATCGGCGACGTGGTCCTGCTCCGCTACGCCCTCTCCGCGCGCTGCGCCGCCGACTCCTGA
- a CDS encoding lysylphosphatidylglycerol synthase transmembrane domain-containing protein has protein sequence MFWAWARVVGGVGLLAVLLWQVGTGPFLAGVRLIDAPALAAALVIGVLTTVCAAWRWSLVAGGLGVRLPLATAVAHCYRAVFLNATLPGGVLGDVHRAVRHGRDAGDVSRGIRAVVWERTAGQVVLVGVALVVLAAFPSPVRPYLPIAAGMLLAGGLVTVLLARAVPNAGPSRWARAMRTAVADVRSGLLARRTWLGVLIASAVMVAGHLATFLVAARTAGSDAPLSRLLPLTLLALLAMGLPLNVAGFGPREGVAAWVFGAAGLSAAEGVATATVYGALILVASLPGAAVLLARRNRVPVAAREAAPVGGC, from the coding sequence ATGTTCTGGGCCTGGGCACGAGTGGTCGGTGGGGTGGGTCTGCTCGCCGTCCTGTTGTGGCAGGTGGGCACCGGCCCGTTCCTCGCCGGGGTGCGACTGATCGACGCGCCGGCGCTGGCTGCGGCGCTGGTCATCGGGGTGCTCACCACTGTCTGCGCGGCATGGCGGTGGAGCCTGGTCGCCGGTGGTCTGGGCGTGCGGCTGCCGCTGGCGACCGCCGTGGCGCACTGCTACCGGGCCGTGTTCCTCAACGCCACCCTTCCCGGCGGTGTGCTCGGCGACGTGCACCGGGCGGTCCGCCACGGCCGGGACGCCGGTGACGTCAGCCGGGGCATCCGCGCGGTGGTCTGGGAACGCACCGCCGGGCAGGTGGTGCTGGTCGGCGTCGCGCTGGTGGTGCTCGCGGCCTTCCCGTCCCCGGTGCGGCCGTACCTGCCGATCGCCGCCGGGATGCTGCTCGCGGGAGGGCTGGTCACCGTGCTGCTGGCCCGGGCCGTGCCGAACGCCGGCCCCTCGCGCTGGGCGCGGGCGATGCGCACCGCCGTGGCGGACGTGCGGTCCGGGTTGCTGGCCCGGCGCACCTGGCTCGGCGTGCTGATCGCCTCCGCGGTGATGGTCGCCGGTCACCTGGCCACCTTCCTGGTGGCGGCACGTACCGCCGGATCGGACGCCCCGCTGTCACGACTCCTGCCGTTGACGCTGCTCGCCCTGCTCGCCATGGGCCTGCCGTTGAACGTCGCCGGCTTCGGCCCGCGCGAGGGGGTGGCCGCGTGGGTGTTCGGCGCGGCCGGCCTCAGCGCGGCCGAGGGCGTCGCCACCGCCACCGTCTACGGTGCACTGATCCTGGTCGCCAGCCTGCCCGGAGCGGCCGTGCTGCTGGCCCGGCGCAATCGAGTTCCGGTCGCCGCCCGGGAAGCCGCCCCCGTCGGCGGCTGTTGA
- a CDS encoding GTP cyclohydrolase II — translation MPEALPVATIRTQVTVPLTFPDGYSTTVRVFSFKGLVDGREHLALGLGDWAGALDRLAAGGEPPLVRPHSECLTGDVFGSQRCDCGPQLREAVQRITEAGGFLLYLRQEGRGIGLYAKLDAYALQDAGLDTYQANVALGRGEDERDYTAAAQMLATLDVPRIRLLSSNPDKAEQLTKLGVDVAERVPTSVFLSPANADYLAAKAAKAAEAEAAEALTSGTSDRAGPR, via the coding sequence ATGCCCGAAGCATTGCCGGTCGCCACGATCCGTACGCAGGTCACGGTGCCATTGACGTTTCCCGACGGCTACTCCACGACGGTCCGGGTGTTCTCGTTCAAGGGCCTGGTGGACGGCCGGGAGCACCTCGCACTCGGTCTCGGCGACTGGGCGGGCGCTCTGGACCGGCTCGCCGCCGGGGGAGAGCCCCCGTTGGTCCGCCCGCACAGCGAGTGCCTGACCGGCGACGTGTTCGGCAGCCAACGCTGCGACTGCGGGCCGCAGTTGCGCGAGGCGGTGCAGCGGATCACCGAAGCTGGCGGTTTCCTGCTCTACCTGCGCCAGGAGGGTCGCGGCATCGGCCTGTACGCCAAACTCGACGCGTACGCGTTGCAGGACGCCGGGCTGGACACCTACCAGGCCAACGTGGCGCTGGGCCGGGGCGAGGACGAGCGGGACTACACCGCCGCCGCACAGATGCTGGCCACGCTGGACGTGCCGCGGATCCGACTGCTCAGCAGCAACCCGGACAAGGCCGAGCAGCTGACGAAGCTGGGCGTGGACGTCGCCGAGCGGGTGCCCACCAGCGTGTTCCTCTCCCCGGCCAACGCGGACTACCTGGCGGCGAAGGCGGCCAAGGCGGCGGAGGCCGAGGCGGCGGAAGCGCTCACGAGTGGCACCTCCGACCGGGCTGGCCCCCGATGA
- a CDS encoding class I SAM-dependent methyltransferase has product MTVEETLPFADWLRLREPADAAARAEDLLDAVRPRLAGDAPTVIHDLGSGTGSMSRWVAPRLPGAQHWVLHDRDADLLARAAEGMTGVSASDGAPVTVSTRCGDLTRLSAADLADASLFTASALLDMLSVEEIERVVAACVGRPTLFALSVTGRVRFTPADPLDAVVEAAFNDHQRRTVDGRRLLGPDAVAATVAAFARRGVHVRERPSPWRLGPEHADLAAEWFRGWLGAACEERPDLAGPAEAYARRRLADAAAGRLTVLVEHSDLLADG; this is encoded by the coding sequence ATGACCGTCGAGGAGACCCTGCCGTTCGCCGACTGGCTGCGACTGCGGGAGCCGGCCGACGCGGCGGCGCGTGCCGAGGACCTGCTGGACGCCGTTCGCCCCCGACTGGCCGGTGACGCCCCGACGGTGATCCACGACCTGGGCAGCGGCACCGGCTCGATGAGCCGCTGGGTGGCACCCCGCCTGCCCGGCGCGCAGCACTGGGTGCTGCACGACCGCGACGCCGACCTGCTGGCCCGCGCCGCCGAGGGCATGACCGGGGTGAGCGCCTCCGACGGCGCCCCGGTCACCGTGAGCACCCGCTGCGGTGACCTCACCCGGCTGAGCGCCGCCGACCTGGCCGATGCTTCGCTGTTCACCGCGTCCGCGCTGCTGGACATGCTCAGCGTCGAGGAGATCGAGCGGGTGGTGGCCGCCTGCGTGGGCCGGCCGACCCTCTTCGCCCTCTCGGTGACCGGGCGGGTCCGGTTCACCCCGGCCGATCCACTGGACGCGGTGGTCGAGGCCGCGTTCAACGACCACCAACGGCGTACGGTCGACGGCCGGCGGCTGCTCGGCCCGGACGCCGTCGCCGCCACCGTCGCCGCGTTCGCCCGGCGGGGCGTGCACGTGCGGGAACGGCCCAGCCCGTGGCGGCTGGGCCCGGAGCACGCCGACCTGGCCGCCGAGTGGTTCCGGGGCTGGCTGGGCGCGGCCTGCGAAGAGCGTCCCGACCTGGCCGGCCCGGCCGAGGCGTACGCCCGGCGTCGGCTGGCCGACGCGGCGGCCGGGCGGCTCACCGTCCTGGTCGAACACAGTGACCTCCTCGCCGACGGATGA